From Carya illinoinensis cultivar Pawnee chromosome 5, C.illinoinensisPawnee_v1, whole genome shotgun sequence, one genomic window encodes:
- the LOC122311379 gene encoding NDR1/HIN1-like protein 12, with the protein MKDSFKPRTHPLVWVIAIICTILSIAVIITGIVVFVGYMIIRPRVPFISVTSAHLDTIRYDQAGLLEIEMAIDIRAENDNAKAHASFSDTSFVLSFDALQIAKLVDGPFDVSKNSSTVFNYVIPSSQIPLDRTRMEQLDFSLKRNEITFDLKGNSRTRWRVGLLGSVKFWCHLNCELRFHTLNGSYISSRRCSSKSK; encoded by the coding sequence ATGAAAGACAGCTTTAAGCCTCGAACCCACCCCTTGGTTTGGGTCATAGCCATAATCTGCACGATATTATCTATAGCAGTGATAATCACAGGCATCGTTGTGTTCGTTGGATACATGATCATACGTCCGAGGGTGCCTTTCATCAGCGTCACGTCCGCCCATTTGGACACTATTCGTTATGATCAAGCCGGCCTACTCGAAATCGAAATGGCCATTGATATCAGGGCAGAGAACGACAACGCAAAAGCACATGCAAGTTTTTCCGATACAAGTTTCGTCCTCAGTTTTGATGCGCTACAAATAGCAAAACTAGTTGACGGCCCCTTCGATGTGAGTAAGAATAGTTCTACTGTTTTTAATTATGTGATTCCATCGTCCCAAATACCATTGGATCGTACTCGAATGGAGCAACTCGACTTTTCGTTGAAGAGAAACGAAATCACGTTCGATTTGAAAGGGAACTCGAGGACTCGGTGGAGAGTTGGGTTGCTTGGCTCGGTTAAGTTCTGGTGCCACCTGAATTGCGAACTTCGATTCCATACATTAAACGGATCTTACATAAGCTCACGACGTTGCAGTTCCAAGTCCAAATGA